The Verrucomicrobiota bacterium genome segment ATTTTTCAGATTATCGGGGAAGCTTTCGAGATTCATGAACCCTCCCTTTCCAAGGATGAACGGCGGGAGCGTGTGGGCAAATTGCTCACGCAGGTCGGCTTAAAAAAAGAGGTCATGAGCCGTTACCCCCATGAATTCAGCGGTGGCCAGAGGCAAAGGATCGGGATCGCGCGGGCTTTGGCGGTGAACCCCGAGTTTATCGTTTGTGACGAGGCAGTCAGTGCCCTGGACGTGTCCGTGCAGGCTTCCATTATTAATTTGCTCCAGGACCTCCAGGAGCAATTTGCGCTCACTTACCTTTTTATCTCCCACGACCTGGCGGTGGTGGAGCATATTAGCCACGAGGTACTGGTCATGCACCACGGCAAGATCGTCGAACACGCCTCTGCCGAGGCCATCTACGAGTCGCCCCAACACGATTACACACGCAAATTGCTCTCCGCTGTGCCGAAGATTTGAGGGGGGGGCCGAGGTAGACTTGTGACATAAAATGTATTCATTTCGGAATCATTCATAGGGAGATATGGAGTCCTGCCGACTTCTAATAACGCAATATACTTGCATTTGTAGAATATTCCTCTTTAGATGACTCACTACCTATGATTCCATTAAAAAATAATATCGATAAACGACTTCCTGTCACTGTCCTATCAGGATTCCTCGGTGCGGGAAAGACGACTTTGCTCAACCATATACTTGGGAATCGGGAAGGTAAAAAGGTCGCCGTCATCGTAAACGATATGAGTGAAGTGAATATCGATGCATCGCTCATTAGGGACGGGGTGGCACAGCTCAGCCGAACAGAGGAAAAAATCGTGGAGATGAGTAATGGCTGTATCT includes the following:
- a CDS encoding ATP-binding cassette domain-containing protein; the protein is MNLIEVKNLKVYFPVYGGIFGKKIAEVKAVDDVSFSIPKGKTVGLVGESGSGKTTIGRAMLRLAPVTGGEVIFEDKNILAIGENEFRPCRRKMQMIFQDPYSSLNPRMTIFQIIGEAFEIHEPSLSKDERRERVGKLLTQVGLKKEVMSRYPHEFSGGQRQRIGIARALAVNPEFIVCDEAVSALDVSVQASIINLLQDLQEQFALTYLFISHDLAVVEHISHEVLVMHHGKIVEHASAEAIYESPQHDYTRKLLSAVPKI